GAACGATCTGGATGGTCAGGCGGTGACCAGGGCCGACTTCAGCTGGGTCAGCTGACGCAGGACGGAGCCGTCGATGACGGTGTCCCCGAGCTGGACGACGATGCCGCCCAGGAGGTCCTCGTCAACGGTGACCTTGAGCTCGACCGGCTGGCCGGCTCGTGCGCTGAGCGCGGTGACCAGCGCCTGGCGCTGGGCCTCGCCCAGCGGCTTGGCGCTGTGGACGACGGCGACCGACGCGCCGCGGGACTCCGCGGACAGGTTGGTGGCCGCCGAGGCGATGTCGGAGACGTGGCGGATCCGGTCGGCCGACAACAGCATCTGGACGACCGCGATCGTGCCCGGGTGCGCTCGCTGGAGCGCCTCGGTGATCGCGTTGCGGCGGGCCTCGAGAGGCACCGCGTTGTCGGTCAGGGTGCTGCGCAGGTCGGCGTCGCCGTCGACGGTACGAGCGAACTCGTACAGCTCGTCGACGACCCGGTCGGCCGCGCCCTCGGCGCGGCCGATCTCCACGACCGCGCGACCGTATGCGGTGGCGATGTCGTCAGCCATCGGGCTTCCTTCTAGTTGGTGGTCGAGAGCTTCGAGATGAAGCTGTCGACGAGCTGGTCGTGACGGGACTGGTCGACCTCGGCACCGACGATCTTGCTGGCGATGTCGGTGGAGAGGGTGGCGACCTGACCGCGCAGCTCCTCGAGGGCGCGGGCCTTCTCGGCCTCGCTGTCGGAAGCGGCGCGCGCACGGATCGCGGCGGCCTCTTCCTCGGCCCGGGCGACGATGTCGGCCTTGAGCCGCTCACCCTGCGCCTTGGCGTCCTCGATGATCTGGTTGGCCTCGTTGCGGGCCTCGGACAGGGACTCCTGGTACTCGCGACGAGTCTTCTCGGCCTCGGCCAGCTGGGCCTCGGCCTCCTCGATGCGACCCTGGATGGCGGCACGACGTTCGTCGAGCGCCTTGTTCATCTGGGGGAACACGCGGCCGCTGATCACGATGAACAG
The nucleotide sequence above comes from Euzebya pacifica. Encoded proteins:
- the atpH gene encoding ATP synthase F1 subunit delta, which gives rise to MADDIATAYGRAVVEIGRAEGAADRVVDELYEFARTVDGDADLRSTLTDNAVPLEARRNAITEALQRAHPGTIAVVQMLLSADRIRHVSDIASAATNLSAESRGASVAVVHSAKPLGEAQRQALVTALSARAGQPVELKVTVDEDLLGGIVVQLGDTVIDGSVLRQLTQLKSALVTA
- the atpF gene encoding F0F1 ATP synthase subunit B, translated to MPTPMIVLATEAGVDTELQLLPEIPELIWGFIAFSLLFIVISGRVFPQMNKALDERRAAIQGRIEEAEAQLAEAEKTRREYQESLSEARNEANQIIEDAKAQGERLKADIVARAEEEAAAIRARAASDSEAEKARALEELRGQVATLSTDIASKIVGAEVDQSRHDQLVDSFISKLSTTN